The Patescibacteria group bacterium genomic sequence TTATAAAATACCCCCGCGATCTTCGGCATTTCCTCTTCGTTAGCCGATTCTTTTTCCACAATGCTCGCCATAATTAAAATATCATATAAACTCTTTCCCTGCCTCTCTATCTCCACCAAAAGATCAGACCCAACTTTCTTTTGAAAATTTGCCAACATCTTTTTCAAAAGATCTACCGCGGCTTGATCCTTGTAAACCCGATAAGTATCGGGAAACAAAAAACCTTCCAGGGAAGATTCCGGAGGTGCCTCAAAACGATCAGCGAAGATGCTGTCTTTAAAACCGCGGGTTGCGACAATGAAATCGTCTCGCTCAATAAGCTTTAACCCCGCTAAATACTGGTCAATATCCTGCCGATCCCAACCTTCAATAATTGTAATATCTATCTCCTTGGGCTCTGGTTTGCCAGTCAAAACGCGGACAGTTTCGGGGATATTAATCTTGGGTGGCAATTTGAACTCACCCGCCTTAAAATCTTTCTCTCTCTTCTCTGTCCAGACATAGACTTCAAAATACCAAGCATCGCGAATAAAACCTTCCTTTTGCAAATTGCCGGCAATCTCTTTTACTCCCTGACCTTCCGCAATCGCAAATTGCCGCGTCCCCTCGCTCTCGTTAAAAGATCTGTGGATCTGCCATTCAATGTAAAGTAAACCCGACAGCGCGGCGAATAAAAATAGAATTGTAAAAAAAATAACGGAACGAAATATTGTCTTCATATATTGGAATCAGGAATAATGAATTAGGAATCAGGAATAGAAAATATTCATAATCACAAATACTTCTTCTGCCCATTCTTCTCCAATGTCTCCACAATCTTTTTTACATCCTGCGACCGATCCTTGGGACAGATTAACAAAATATCTTCCGTGTCAATAACCACCATATCGCGCATACCGATAGTAGCCACTAATTTTTTAGCGGGCGCATAAATTAAACTGCCGTCCGTATCCAAACCAACGTGATGGCACTTGATGTAATTCTCGGCTTGGCCGTGCGTCAAAATTTCCTTGACCGCCTGCCATTGCCCCACATCAGACCAGCCAAATTCAGCGGGAATGGTTAAAATATTTTTGGTTTTTTCCACAATGCCATAGTCCACGGAGATGGGCTTAATCTTGCTGTACTCTTGGTTTAAAACTTTTTTTTCTTCCTTTGTGCCAATGGCTTTCTGAATCTTCCTTAATTTTTTATAAGTGTCGGGAAGATATTTTTCAAAAAGCGCGACCAAGGACTTCGCTTTCCAAAAAAACATCCCCGAATTCCATAAATATTGGCCTGAAGCGATATAGCGTTGGGCGGTTTTTAAATCCGGTTTTTCCACAAAACGTTTCACATAATAAACAGCGTCCTTGCCTCGCTTTTTTAAAAGACGGCTGCGTTCAATATAGCCATAGCCGGTTTCAGGATAAGCCGGATTCATGCCCAAAATCACCGTGTATTCCGGCCTCTCCGCAACAATCTGTTCAGCCAATTTTGCCACCCGGCGGTATTCATCTTCATCCAGAATATAATGGTCAGAGTAGACGCAAGACATCACTGCCTCCGGATCCCGTTTTTCCAAAATCATTGCCGCGAGGCCTAGAGCTGCCGCTGTATCTTTGCGTTCCGGCTCCAAAGAAAAATTGGAAAGCGAAAGAGAAGGAAGTTGTTTTCTAATATCCTTAAAATTTTTCCGCCCCGTGGTAATGAGGATATGTTTTTTATCCACGGCTTTGGCTAGACGGGTGAAAGTTTTTTGTAAAAGCGTGCGGTTGCCAATAATGGCTTGGGATTGTTTGGGTTTAGCCTTGCGGCTTACAGGCCAAAGGCGCGTCCCCGTTCCGCCCGCCATAATCACGGCGTAGAACATAGAAATAAAGTTAAAAGGTAAAGTGCAAAGTGCAAAACTAAAGCGCAAAGTTCAAAATTATTTCCTTCCCTTAAGAGTTAGTAAGCTTGCTCCGAGTATTTTTGCTAGTTCCTCTACTTCTTTTAGAAGTAAACTAATTTCTTCCTTTGGGAATTTAGTCGCATCTCTTAGTAAACCTAACCAATACTTTGTTTCGTTTGCTGACTTTAAGGCAATTTCATAAAATCTAGTAAAATCCCTTTTAGAACTCGCAGCCTGGGCTTCTATAATGTTTGCTCCTACTGAAGTAGCTGATCTCAAAAGTTGATCTGCAATTATCCGAAAAATATTTTGGCTAGGTAATTTACTAACAAATTTAATAATCTGAATTGAAAAATAATATGCACGATATTTAAGTTGTTGTTTAACTTCCATAACTTTTACGCTTTAAGCTGTGGTTTTGCCTTTTGCACTTTGCCTTTTGCACTTTTACTAATGGCACAAACGAAAACCCTGGCTCTTCGGTAATTTCAAAATCATCTTCACTTATCTTTTCCAATCGCGTCATTGTGCAAGCATAAGGCGAGCCCACGGGAATGACCATCACCCCGCCCACTTTTAACTGCGCTTTTAAAGCTTTAGGAATATTGACGGCCGCCGCCGCCACAATAATGCGGCCATAAGGTGCCGCTACCGGATGCCCCTTCCAACCATCGCCTAAAATAAATTGAACATTGCGGAGACCTAATGCTTTGACATTTTTCTCGCCAAACTCTTTTAATTCCGGAATTACTTCTAGGGCGTAAACTTTCCCTTTGGCGCCAACAATATGCGCGAGCAGCCCTGTCTGCCAGCCAGAGCCTGAACCCACATCCAAAATCTTATCTCCCCTTTTCGGAGCGAGCATCTCCAGCATAATCGCGACGGTCAAGGGCTGGGAAATCGTCTGACCAAAACCAATGGGCAAAGGGGCGTTAATTTCCGACTGTTCGCGCAGATCCTCTGCGCTTCTACCCTCCCTGGGGATAAAACGAAAGCGAGGCACTCTTCTAAATGCCTCAATGATCCGCGGTGTGCGCAAATGCCCTTGACTGATTAGGGTCTCAATTAGAGCGGACATAATGATGTTTATAATCTATCACAAATTTCTTTCCGAATCAAGGGAAAGACCCCCTCTTGCCTCCCCCTTGGTAAGGGGGAGTGCCGCTCCCACCCCCTCTAGTGTCAGGTTCTTATAATGCGAGTTTCACTAATATAGGTCTGCATTCTGGCCTGCCGGCAGGCAGGCAGGCTCCATAATCCCCTCGCTTCGCTCGGGGATTATGGAGCTCCTTGACTTTTATCTTTGTATATTCTAAAATCAATGTGCCCTGAATATCCTTAGATCTTTACACTAATACTGAAAGGAGAGAAAAATATGTCTCAGGAAAAACCAAAGAGAAGGATTATGTCACAACTGGAATTGGAAGAGCTCACTGACCCAAAGATAGTTATGTCAGAAGAGGAACGAAAAAAGTACACTGGCCTTCTATTTAAGTGCAAAAGAGTTCTCCGTGGTTTCGGCTGGCATTATCTGGAAGGTCCGAATGGCATTGGTAAAGATGGCACCTTGGCAATACTGCGGCTAATGTATACAAAGGGATTACCTGACCCACACAGTATACTACACACTATCCCTTCGTTCCTCTACACTCTAGAATATGTGATACAACTATTCAAGATGTATGAGGAAAAAATGGAATAAGTGCTGCGGCATTAGATGTTAGTGATTTGACAAAACAAATGCCTTGACCCACGGAATAAGCTGGGTCTTTTTTTATAATAAATACCTCCCACCCCCTCTTAATCAGAGGGTAAAAATCCTTGCTTTTTTTCTTTAGATATGATATAATATAACCATCAAGTACAAAGAGCTCGCCCCGTGTTTAAAGCGAGCTTTTCGGCTTTTTAGGGATGTCGTTCGAACGACATTCTAAAGACATCCTAAAGAACGGTGAGACCCGCCTCCGCTAAAGCTTCCCCCTTCGCTCACAAGCTTCGGGGGACAAGTCGGAGGGTGAGACCCGCCTGAAGCCGACTACGGCGAAGTAAATCAAAACAAAAAATATCCTGCTCCAAAATAAGGGTAGGACACATAAAATGAATACCAAAACCATTCTCAAATGGTGCGTGCCGCGCAAGAACAATCAATACCAACCTTACGCTCTGCGTAAAAAGGCGCTTACCTTTTATGTCGCCGTGATTTTCATACTGAAGGCGAGCGTCGGTTTTTTGTTTTTCGCTTTTCCGGAAACCGCCTATCTCTCCCAAGTGAGCATTAAAGAAATCGTAGACCTCGCGAACCAATCCCGCGCCGAGGTAGGCCTTGCTCCCCTTAAACTGAATGCCAAATTAAATATCTCGTCCGCGGGAAAAGCCGAAGATATGATGACGAAACAATACTTTGCCCATACCTCGCCCGAGGGCGTGGAGCCTTGGTATTGGTTTGAGAAAGCGGGCTATCCCTACACCTATGCGGGAGAAAATTTGGCTCTCGGTTTTGAAACAAGCGCGGGCGTGCATCAAGCCTGGATGAATTCTAAAGGTCATCGCGACAATATTATCAATCCTAATTACAAAGAGATTGGCGTCGCGATTATTTACGGCAGTTTTGAAGGCAATTTCACCACGATTATTGTTCAGCATTTCGGCTCTGTTGAATCCACAACTCCCCAAGAAGTCCCTGCCTATCCGCCTCCGAAAAAAGAAATACCCGCGCCGACCGCTCCGCCTCAAACTCCCGCTGGTGCCGACCGCACGGCTCCCGCTCCCCCGCGCATTCTTACTCCCGCTCCCCGCTACCTGACGAATAATAAAGAAGTGACCATCACGGGACAAGCCGAAGCGGAAAGCACGGTTTTAATCTATGAAAAGAACGAAAAGATCGGCCAGACCAAAGCTACTAAAAAGAACCGCTTTAATTTTGCTTCCGCCTCTGATTTTTCCGATGGCGAACATTCTTTCCGCGCCATGGCGGTAGATAAAGCAGGAAACCGCAGCGCTTTCTCTAAAAGCGTGGCGGTGGTCATTGACACAACTCCGCCGGTGATTGATATGGAAAAATCATATATCCTGCCTACTTATCTTAATCCGCTTAAAACCTTTGATGTCTTCGCTTATGTGACTGGCGAACCGGTGGAAGTCAAAGCCACTGCCGGTCAAAACGAGGTTATGCTCAAGGAAAAAGAGGCGCATCTCTATCGCGAAGTCATTAACCAATCCACTGGCGGGGTTTGGGTTCAAGCAAAAGATGCCGCCGGCAATATTACCAAAGCAAAATTAAACTTTACCCAAAATGTCAGCAGTGAGCGCGACCTGCATCTGGTAGACTCCGACAATAGCTGGACGCTTTTCTTAAACACACTGGATCAAACTAGCCGCAATCTTATTATAGTCTTTAGCGCCGCGATTGCGATTCTTCTGCTTGTAAATATTCTTGTGCATATCAAAAAACAAAACAGTAAAACCATCAGCTCTGTCCTGCTGATTATCCTTATTAACGGTCTTCTCCTGGCGGTTTAATCTTGGTTATTCTTGGGGTTTTTAAAGTCGGAGCCTCAAAATAACAATAGTAAAACCCGCCTTCGTCTAATAGACTTCGGCGAGGTAAAACAAAAACAAAAAAACACCCTTAAATAAGTAAGAGGGTGTTTTAATTATTAAAAATATTGACAGCATGAAATAAAAAAGAATATAATGGTAGCGGATAGGTAAATACCCCTCCCAAAAGAGTATGAGCTTATTCCAGCCTTCAGGGAGCCCTTGATTTTGAAGAAAGCTTCCGGAAGGCTTTTTATTATTTTTTTAAAGAAACTGTGAACAACTTAAAACAAAAAACGCCTTTAAATAAACAAGAGAGTGTTTTAATAAAGCGAAAGGCGAAAAGTGTAAAACGTAAAACCGCAACTTAAAGCTCAAAGCTTTACACTTTGCGCTTTGCACTTTGCGCTTTCATCTGTGGATAACTTTTTGACTCCTTTAATCAAGATAGTATATAATGATATATCTTTCCTAGTTTAAGCCTCAAAAATAAAAAATAATGTTTCAGAAAGAGCAAGGAAACCGAGTCAAAAAAAATCAATTCAGCTGGGGGCTCGTTTATATTTTATTGATAAAAAAACAACGCAGTCGAAAGTCCTTTTGTTAATTCAAGGGACTTTTTAAATAAAATAAGTTTGCTTTCTAGCCTCTTTGAAATCAAAGAGGTAAACAACAAAGACTTTAACAAGGAGGGATAAGTCTCCCCCTTTTTATTTTAAAGGGTAAAGGCAAGCTTATTTCTTAAAAATTATTTATGAAAGGAGGTGTTAAAAAATGAAAAAAATTATTCTAGGCTTAGTTGCTGGGGTCGCTATAGTCGGCGGCGTCGTGGCGATGTCCGCCTTTGAGGCGCATGTCGTCAATGTTACCGCCAAGATTGAGAACGCGTTGGATGTACCCATTACAGAACTCGATTTTGGTACAGTCTTCCCAGAAGAAGTGCTCAACAAAACCATGGCTGTGAACTTAAGCGAATCGTTTATGGAGCAAGCCCAATGCAGTACGACAAGCATTATTGAAAATGGCGGGTTTGAAATTCCAGAAGTTACAAACCCTGCCAAATGGGAGACATTTCCTGTAGTCCCTGGTTGGAATATTACATGGGTAAATCCTGGAGATGCCCCTGCTCCTGCTTTGATTGAATACCAGGCAGGTGTTAATGGTTGGAATTCTCATGAGGGTAATCAATGGACAGAGCTTGCCTCTGATTGGGGTCAAGCGCCAAACAGCTTGCCCAATGACGCGCGGGTAATCATTTCCCAAGAAATATCAACCACAGTCGGCGCGAAATACACATTAACCTATTGGTATTCGGGCCGTCCGGGCCAGTCAAGCGCTGATAATATGATGGATGTAAGAGTAAATGGCATAACTAAACCATACGCAGAAAACAATCCCGGAGCCAATACGAATTGGAAAGAAGACAGCATTGAATTTGTCGCAACTGCCAGCACAACCAAAATTGAATTTCAAGGAACTGGAGCAAACCATACCTACGGAATGTTCCTAGACGATGTCAGCTTGGTTGAATGCGGTCGGGTCAGTACGGTTGATTACGTCTTGCGCCAGAAGCCCAAGTGTGTTGACGACAATAATTCTTCTATTCATCCCCAAGTCACTCATAACACAAATGGCGATTTTGCTTGCCCTGAAGGTTCAACGATGATGCCCTTGCTCTGTCCTTATCTCTCTAAATCAGAAACAACGAATGATGGCGGCGAAGGGCAAAATAATGATGGTGTCGCGATTGCGGCCTTCCATGGCCCACTGACTGGATGGACAATGAAAAACACAGAAGACTGGCAAACTGGCGGCACATTATCCGCGGCGATCGGAGACATTATGGATGAATGGTTAATTGATCTCCATGCCCCCTGCTTTAAAGGTATGTGCGCCCAAGACAATAAGATTGACCCAGAGTACCAAGCCGATCCAGCACTTGAACACGCAGTCTTTGGCTGTGATCTCTGGCTGGAAGTGACAGGTATTGATTAAGCTAATATAGCCAATTAACTAACACAGGTACAACCTTTAATTCCCTTTAGACAACTTTCATTGTTGATCGTTTCCCCTCTGCTCCTGCGCAAGGCGGACGGAGGGGAGGGATTAGTAATGAAATCATTAAAAAAATTATGCTTGAAAATAATTCGGAGGAAGAAAAGAACCCCGAAAACGAAGCGGAAAATCCAGTCCAAAAGTTAATGTCCGAAAAGAAGGCAGAAAAGCCCAAAAGAAAAATAAAGGTCGGGCGCATTATTGGCTATGTAATCATTGCAATTATCGCGGTCTTTATTGTTGTCCAGCTTTTGAGCGCTTCCTATTATAAGATGACTGTCAATGTCGTGGAGGGTGAAAATGTGGTCGGGGTCAATCCCACGGCGGAAAAATTGGATTTTGGCGATCTTTCCCGCGGCAGTAGTATGACCCGCTACGTAACTTTAAAAAGTGCGGGAAAATCCCCAAGTTACATTATAGTCTGGAAATTTGGCGGCGTTGCCTCGCTCGTTAAGGTGGAAAAAAACTACTTTACACTTAATTCCAGTGAAGAGGTAAAAATTACTTTTTCTCTTACCATTCCTCCTTCCGCCCAAATCAAACACTATAACGGTCAAGTGATTATTTTCAAACTACCCAAGATTTTCTAAGTAAGTATGAAAAAGATTTTGCAATATTTTCAAAAGCGTAAGGAAGAAAAATGCACACAAGCGGAAGAATTAAGTAAGAGGCAAAAAATTTTCCGGAAAGCTATCGGTTATCTATTTTATGTTGGGATTTTAATTGGACTCTTCTACGGTACACCCAAAATTCTATCCTATCTTCTAAATACTAAATATCCCTTTGCGTCAATTACATCGGGGTCAATGTGGCCAGTCTTAAAGAAGGGAGATCTCGCCTTAATCTGCGGCGTAGAACCCTCTGAAATCAAAACGAATGATGTTGTGGTTTTCCCTAATGAAAATGGCGCTTTAGCAATCCATCGGGTGATTAAAATAAATGGCGATAAAATTATTACCAAAGGCGACGCCAACACTAAAGAAGATAAACCTATTAACCGCTCCGACATCTTGGGTCGACTTTGCACAGTGGGTTCCCTTGAGGCAAAAATCCCAAAAATCGGATTAATCGCTCCACTTTTTCACTAAATTATTTATGCCAAAGATGAGTAGCAAAAATAAGTATTTGACTCTTGGTCTCCAAACACTAGGAATATTTATTGTTTTTGTTTTAGCTTTTTTCTGGGCAAATAAATCATTTGCTTATGAAGCGCATGTGATTGGCGTAACAGCGATGTTTCAAAATTATGTTTGCGGCGATGGCAATCTCAATCCCGGCGAAGAATGCGATGACGGCAACAACACTAATGGCGATGGCTGTTCGGCGACTTGCGTCCTTGAGAAAACACCTAGTTGCATGAAAATTAACGAGGTCTATTACTATCCAGATGATGCGCATGGCGGCGGGGATGCCGAATGGATTGAGCTTTATAATGCTTGCGAATATCAAGTTAATCTTAAAAATTGGTATTTGAAAGACAACACTCAAACGGAAACCATCCATCAAAATTATATTATTGACCCCAGTCAATTTGTAGTTCTCGCGCCCAATGCTTCAATTTGGGAAAAATACTGGGATATTACCCCTACGAACGCCATAAAAATCGCTTTGGGCGGCGGACAAAAAATGTTTAATAATCTAGCGAATGACGGCGATCGGGTTTTCCTTTATGATAATCACGATAATGAGATTGACGCAGTAAGCTGGGGCGCGGATACAACCGCTTTTGACCCGAGCGTCCCCGGTGTTACCGAAGGTCATTCTATCGCCCGTAAAACAAAAGGTGTGGATACCGATACAGCAGACGACTGGGGAGATTTACCTACACCCAACCCGGGCACAAATCCCCATTCAACAATCCAAACAACTGTTCCTGAACCGCCCAAATTACAAACCAGTAATCTTAATATCGCTGGCGACAGCACGCCGATAATAACTGACACGACTGTGGGCGATGCCGATGATTCCACGCCCGCGACCAAGAATAACATAATAACCGACCCTGGCGATTCTACGCCCGCGACTGATACCCTTGAGGTAAAAGAACAGGAAGATATATCCCCTGCCTTAGAATCAAATGAAAACCAAGAAGATAATGATAGCGCGGAAAATCCTGGTGAAACAGAAGATATTTCTCCTCCCTCCGGTTCTGATGACTCTCAAACCGATTTAACGCAAGAAGACCCTGTAACAGACAATACGCCACCTGCTGCTAATAAAGAAGACATCAATAACACTGATTCATCTCTATCCCCGCCTGAAAATCCAGAGCCAGAAGAGGAAACCAGTCCAACCAATAACCCAGAATCAAATTCTTCTTCTGAATCCCCTCCCCCTAACCCCGCAGAAGGTACGGAAAATAATCCCTCTTAAACTCTCTGTGTATATAATTTTATGATTAAGTTTGACCGCAAATTAAAACGAGTCCTCTTTTCTCCCCAAGAAAAAAGTTTTAGGACTAAATTATTTATTTTCTTAACAGGAGCAATAACCCTCGTTTTATTTTTCTTCGTTCTGCAAGAAGAAACAACGCGCGTCTCGGCGCAAGCCTTGCCTATTGCTGTCTCAATGAATCATATTGATTTTGGTTTGGTCTTTCCCGGGGAGAGTCTGGAAAAAAACTTTATTGTTTATCTGGCCAATGGTCAAACCGAAAAAGTAAATTACAGTTTAATTCAAAGGAGAAAGCCCCTGCCGCCTGAATCCAAAATTGAGGAAGATCCAAATATGCCCGGTTTCTATCGCGACCTCTGCCCCTTTCTCACCAAAACCACCAAAGAGGGGGAAGGTGATTTGGAAATCGCAGCGTCGGTGACACCCACCACTGATCTTACCGATAAATGGCTGATTGACTTGGCAGTACCAGCGTTGGAAGGCTATGTGGCTCAAGAACACGGTGATAAGATAGTGAAGATTGCCGGCGACTATGGCTGTGATATCGTGATTGATATTGAGTCGAATGGTAATGGTACAGACGGAAATGGAGCTGGCGGCGGTCCAGAATGGTTTTGGCAGGATATGAATCTTGCGGGAGCCATGGAAATAGCTACCTCTCCAATCAAAAAAGTTGTGCAGGCAGCAGTCAAATTACCGGCTAAACTCCCCCGCGTTGGCGCGTGGGGCAGCCTTATTGCCGCCTCAATGGGCTTAATCGCGACAGCAGCCTTTTATAGAA encodes the following:
- a CDS encoding DUF642 domain-containing protein encodes the protein MSAFEAHVVNVTAKIENALDVPITELDFGTVFPEEVLNKTMAVNLSESFMEQAQCSTTSIIENGGFEIPEVTNPAKWETFPVVPGWNITWVNPGDAPAPALIEYQAGVNGWNSHEGNQWTELASDWGQAPNSLPNDARVIISQEISTTVGAKYTLTYWYSGRPGQSSADNMMDVRVNGITKPYAENNPGANTNWKEDSIEFVATASTTKIEFQGTGANHTYGMFLDDVSLVECGRVSTVDYVLRQKPKCVDDNNSSIHPQVTHNTNGDFACPEGSTMMPLLCPYLSKSETTNDGGEGQNNDGVAIAAFHGPLTGWTMKNTEDWQTGGTLSAAIGDIMDEWLIDLHAPCFKGMCAQDNKIDPEYQADPALEHAVFGCDLWLEVTGID
- a CDS encoding signal peptidase I, coding for MKKILQYFQKRKEEKCTQAEELSKRQKIFRKAIGYLFYVGILIGLFYGTPKILSYLLNTKYPFASITSGSMWPVLKKGDLALICGVEPSEIKTNDVVVFPNENGALAIHRVIKINGDKIITKGDANTKEDKPINRSDILGRLCTVGSLEAKIPKIGLIAPLFH
- a CDS encoding lamin tail domain-containing protein, whose translation is MPKMSSKNKYLTLGLQTLGIFIVFVLAFFWANKSFAYEAHVIGVTAMFQNYVCGDGNLNPGEECDDGNNTNGDGCSATCVLEKTPSCMKINEVYYYPDDAHGGGDAEWIELYNACEYQVNLKNWYLKDNTQTETIHQNYIIDPSQFVVLAPNASIWEKYWDITPTNAIKIALGGGQKMFNNLANDGDRVFLYDNHDNEIDAVSWGADTTAFDPSVPGVTEGHSIARKTKGVDTDTADDWGDLPTPNPGTNPHSTIQTTVPEPPKLQTSNLNIAGDSTPIITDTTVGDADDSTPATKNNIITDPGDSTPATDTLEVKEQEDISPALESNENQEDNDSAENPGETEDISPPSGSDDSQTDLTQEDPVTDNTPPAANKEDINNTDSSLSPPENPEPEEETSPTNNPESNSSSESPPPNPAEGTENNPS
- a CDS encoding CAP domain-containing protein; translated protein: MNTKTILKWCVPRKNNQYQPYALRKKALTFYVAVIFILKASVGFLFFAFPETAYLSQVSIKEIVDLANQSRAEVGLAPLKLNAKLNISSAGKAEDMMTKQYFAHTSPEGVEPWYWFEKAGYPYTYAGENLALGFETSAGVHQAWMNSKGHRDNIINPNYKEIGVAIIYGSFEGNFTTIIVQHFGSVESTTPQEVPAYPPPKKEIPAPTAPPQTPAGADRTAPAPPRILTPAPRYLTNNKEVTITGQAEAESTVLIYEKNEKIGQTKATKKNRFNFASASDFSDGEHSFRAMAVDKAGNRSAFSKSVAVVIDTTPPVIDMEKSYILPTYLNPLKTFDVFAYVTGEPVEVKATAGQNEVMLKEKEAHLYREVINQSTGGVWVQAKDAAGNITKAKLNFTQNVSSERDLHLVDSDNSWTLFLNTLDQTSRNLIIVFSAAIAILLLVNILVHIKKQNSKTISSVLLIILINGLLLAV
- the mltG gene encoding endolytic transglycosylase MltG, translating into MKTIFRSVIFFTILFLFAALSGLLYIEWQIHRSFNESEGTRQFAIAEGQGVKEIAGNLQKEGFIRDAWYFEVYVWTEKREKDFKAGEFKLPPKINIPETVRVLTGKPEPKEIDITIIEGWDRQDIDQYLAGLKLIERDDFIVATRGFKDSIFADRFEAPPESSLEGFLFPDTYRVYKDQAAVDLLKKMLANFQKKVGSDLLVEIERQGKSLYDILIMASIVEKESANEEEMPKIAGVFYNRLELDRSLESDATVNYVTGKKSRQPTLEDVQMDSRYNTYRYKGLPPGPICNPGLAAIRAAIYPEETDYLYFLHPEGQPVVFSKNLQEHNLNKQKYLP
- a CDS encoding protein-L-isoaspartate(D-aspartate) O-methyltransferase, whose translation is MSALIETLISQGHLRTPRIIEAFRRVPRFRFIPREGRSAEDLREQSEINAPLPIGFGQTISQPLTVAIMLEMLAPKRGDKILDVGSGSGWQTGLLAHIVGAKGKVYALEVIPELKEFGEKNVKALGLRNVQFILGDGWKGHPVAAPYGRIIVAAAAVNIPKALKAQLKVGGVMVIPVGSPYACTMTRLEKISEDDFEITEEPGFSFVPLVKVQKAKCKRQNHSLKRKSYGS
- a CDS encoding mannose-1-phosphate guanylyltransferase, which translates into the protein MFYAVIMAGGTGTRLWPVSRKAKPKQSQAIIGNRTLLQKTFTRLAKAVDKKHILITTGRKNFKDIRKQLPSLSLSNFSLEPERKDTAAALGLAAMILEKRDPEAVMSCVYSDHYILDEDEYRRVAKLAEQIVAERPEYTVILGMNPAYPETGYGYIERSRLLKKRGKDAVYYVKRFVEKPDLKTAQRYIASGQYLWNSGMFFWKAKSLVALFEKYLPDTYKKLRKIQKAIGTKEEKKVLNQEYSKIKPISVDYGIVEKTKNILTIPAEFGWSDVGQWQAVKEILTHGQAENYIKCHHVGLDTDGSLIYAPAKKLVATIGMRDMVVIDTEDILLICPKDRSQDVKKIVETLEKNGQKKYL
- a CDS encoding four helix bundle protein, which encodes MEVKQQLKYRAYYFSIQIIKFVSKLPSQNIFRIIADQLLRSATSVGANIIEAQAASSKRDFTRFYEIALKSANETKYWLGLLRDATKFPKEEISLLLKEVEELAKILGASLLTLKGRK